From the genome of Venturia canescens isolate UGA chromosome 11, ASM1945775v1, whole genome shotgun sequence:
atacaaaaaaaaaggaaaatggaaaaatacataaaaattgtaaaacatATTTGCATATGGTATAACGAGTAGGGAGAAATATACGAATTCTCGATAAAATAATGAGGTCGTTGAAGAGGGATTTGTACTTCGGTCGAAGCATTGATAGATAAGAAGTAGAACAAAATTGTTTGACAAAGAGAATGTGCCAAATGATTGGCGTTATAGTAATAACGTATGGAAAGAAAAgcgaaacaaaaagaaatgcTGATTCTCACCGAAACCGAGAAAACACATGAGAGCAAGCCCGAGCCATCTGTACGGTCGTTTTTTGGGACTGCAGCATCCCTGGAGTGCAGCATCGTCTTCGTATTCAGAATTCGTCAAAGTAGTCTCGGGACTTTCCATTATTCCTCCTTCCATTCTTATTTTGCTCTCGACTAGTCTAAAAAAGcactttcaaatatttttgacaATTCACagattgttgttttttttcgtagctgTCAAAAGTGACGTTTAACAGAGGCGACCCTTTTCTCCAGGGACTCACGCGCACAGGTTGCTGCTCCTTGATACAATGACAAGTATTTTCTGCTCGTAAATGTAACAAATTTGCCCGAATTTTCAAGTAAAcccataaaaatataatatttgtaCAGGCGATCACCAGTTTTTTCCGTTTTAAAGTTTAATTAGATCTCGCGAACAAAATCGCGCGGAACTAAGATTTATGATTCAGAGATAAATTTCGCTTCACCGAGGGGATAATCACGGGAATAGGAGGGGAAAGAGTGCTAGACATACATCTCATGTCTAACATGGAAAAAATAACACCCCCATGCGTAATCCAACAGCGTGGCAGATATACTGCCGACGACACACGACACAGGCGAGAGTAGCAGCAGGATGAGGAAAgacgagggagaaagagaaaaatggttaaaaatGAACTAAAGCACATGGAAACGAGGCTTTTTCCTCGGACAACGATCGATCAATCATTGACTAGCGTCACAACTAGCAAACAAAAACACGGATATGATTGTTGTATATCGTAACAAAGAGGCGGAGACAACGCGCGATCAACAGCTGCCATCGAACAGCATGGTCAGCAGAGCACATGTGTATATATTTCCTTTACATATACAGGAGCGCGTGCGACTTACCAGGCAACCAGCTACGAAAGCATACGCAAGcaacgaaacaaaacaaatataTGGAGGGGAAAAATTTGGTACTCTTATGCGAGAAAACTGCTAGATGGCGTTGCGAGTTTGATTTACCGACCATTGGTCAAGAAAAATGTAGATTTACCGACTTTTTAAGTATattatacacattttttttgcactaTTTTGAAGCTAGGAAAGTTTAGTTATTTTCATATCATCTCCAAGTTTTAATTACTTCCAATGTTTCCAAATAAATCGGTCATGcggaaaatttgaatgttcACAACAAAACGCACCTGCTATTATACACTTTTATCAAccaattctttttctctttccccccACTTACTCTCTCAATCGATTTTCTCCCTCATTTTGTGTATACACTCTCGAATCACTCGAATTCACGACGAATAAGTTGCACCACCGGCGTACGTCGTCTGCTCATATAACGACACAACTTTTCACTCACTTTTCCACTGACAGCAATTTATAGTTCTTATCGGAACTCCAGTGAATTCGGCCTCACACTGTGTGAGGCCTGGAGATCGCGGGtgttaaattatttataattttctaaGTGCATTTTTTAATCAGTCAGAGGCTTGCTCGCTGCAAATCAAGTTCAAGCGTTTCGACGCGTTGCTTATTCGACATGTCCCGTTGTTGCCCGAGAATTTTTTGCTTTCTCGAGGCTTTATTATTGTTAATTTTCGCCGTCGATCAAGTTGTGCCCAGTGTCATCGGACGCCTACCTTCATCGCCTGCTCCCGATTCTTATCAAAGTCTATCATTGAATCAAGGCCTCTATAATTCTTCCGATCATGTTGTTGTTCTCAATTCCACCAATTTTAAAAGCACCGTTTACGGCAGTGAGCACGCTTGGCTcgttgaattttataataGTTGGTGCGGCTTCTGTCAACGATTCGCTCCCACATGGAAAGCTCTCGCTCATGAGACTCGTGGTCAGTTTCTGCTTTGTGTTCAAGCTCTCTTCACTGCGATTTTTCTAGATTCATTCTCTTCcagattttgaatatttttcaatattatgcTAGTAATTTgcatttataattattttgtttttcttgagAGTTCTTATCGAGTGATTTTACTAATTTTTCTAAATGTTCAAGGCTTTTCATGACGTTTACAAGGATTTGTTTAATTGGTTGAAAAATCCTGTTTCTAGGCTGGAAAAATGTGGTAACTATAGCCGCCCTCAACTGTGCGGACGAAGATAACAATCCTTTGTGTCGAGAGTATGAGATAATGCGTTATCCGGAAGTGCGGTACTTTGCCCCGCATGAGAATCCTCTCAAATTGGGAGCGGATGTGGAAAAAGGGAAAGACCTGGCTGCTTTGCTGGGAAACCTTCTGGCAAAATTGCGAAAAGAGCAGCAAGAAGAGCGAGGCGCCAATTGGCCAAATATAACACCGTTCAGAAGTTCCGaagtgaaaaacatttgggAGGGAATTGCGCCAGAAGCaaagtattattttttcatattcgaaGAGCCAGATTCTTATCTAGGCATGGAATTGATTCTGGATTTCCGTGATGAAAAGAGTCTCACCATACGTTCCGTCACTTCGGACAATTCTTTGTTGTGTCTGATGCACAAAATAATAAGATTTCCAAGTATAATAGTTTACGATCGAGAAATGGTTCAAACTCGATTGGCTCTGCGAGTGCCAACGAGGGAAGGTGCGAGAAAAGTGATTGAGGAGTTCATGCAGTTGCGAGGGCTCGAGATTCACCTCGAGGAAGTCGAACTAGAGGAGGAAATACTGGAAAAACCTGTGGTAGAGAGCAAGAGCAATCGCTCTAGCAAAAAATGGAAGGATGATTCGCTCTACCAAGCCGACCTCGAAGCGGCCCTGAGATTCTCGTTGAACCATGAGATTCCGTTGACAAAATTGAtcaagggagaaaaaatgcaggcgttgaaaaatttcacgagCGTCCTGGCTTCGTATTTCCCCGTGAAACACGGTAATCCGATGTTCCTCGGAACGATAAGTTTCGTGGTGCGTTCCAAAGACGAAATAAGAGGTGAAGATTTTGCTACTCTCGTAAGTTCGACGGAACAAGAGATGTCGCCCGTCTATTCCGAGGAGAACAAGTGGATCGGCTGCAAACCGAGTAAACCAGGACTGCGAGGATATTCTTGCGGACTGTGGACTCTGTTTCACACGATGAGCGTAAGCCTTGCGGCCAAGAGCGAGGAACACCCCGACCTGGAGCCCACGCAAGTACTTGGCGCGATGCACGGTTACATCAAGAATTTCTTTGGCTGCGCCGATTGCGCTCAACATTTCGTAGCGATGgccggaaaaaataaaatctttgATGTTGCTACCGCTAACGAAGGGATTTTGTGGCTCTGGCGAGCTCACAACGAAGTCAACCAAAGATTAGCAGGCGATGCGACCGAAGACCCGGAACACCCGAAAGTGCAATATCCAACGGCGGAGCATTGTCCGCAGTGCCGGGACGACAACGATCGATGGAACGAAACCAATGTTCTCGCTTATCTCAAGAAAAAGTATTTCTACTCAGCCATTAAATACACAGGCTCTACGAGATCTCTgagtttcgagaaaaatcttaGCGATCCTAAATTGAGGGACGAAAGACTCGCGTCTTACGGCGAACGCGTCGCtacatcgaaaaaattcagctgGGACTTTACCATCTTCGATATCAGCATTTGCGTCGTTCTCTACATCGCTTCCGCTGCTATTCTCATTCTCGTTTGCGTCAAATTTGCAGTTAAACGCTCGTACAAAAAGAGAATGTATATTCACAGTATTCTGGGCAAAGTTTAAACATTCCCTTACTTTCCTCATCTtgcactttttcaattattattatcattaaatGATGCTGACACTATACTAGAATTAAATGTGTTTTTATACATGTGAAATTCGATCAAAAAGCTTCCCAGTTAATCGATTTCCCGAGCTACGCACGACTGaaaatgatttaattttattttctgacAGCTTTTCTATTCTTGTTTTTCAGACAACTATTATCGATTGAATATTGCGTGGGTTTGTGCATTTTGTTCAAATTCTCTCTTCATATTAAACAAATTGTGCCAATTAGTTACCGATGCAAGGGGGAATTATTTTTGTAGCTCGAATCTGCAATATTTTCACGATACAACAATAACTGTCGTTTTCCAAAAATGTAAACGGTCATTGTTGTCGCAGCGAAAATAGTTTTCGTCGAGCACGCGTgtgtacatatataaataatttaaCTGAATATCTATCCCGGTTCAGTGACGAGCCTGCATTTACTTTTGACACAATTGTTGCATCTAAAAtggtcatttttatttctgttcTGCGAGAGCGACTTTTACTCTCATTCGACGATTACGACGATTCTATAATTGCTTGGTAGCCGAGTTGTGTACGAGTGTTTGAAAATGTGGGACAATGTGATCTcttttgtagaaaaattttaataaattatacctgtgaataataataatggaatTTTCCATATTGTTTTATTCCCGGAAATCCTTGAATTTCGGAATAGCGACAAAAGTGTTAATTTTGGAGTTACGAGTCTGGAAtctcggtaaaaaaaaaaaaaatcaagttttcgataaattttaattcaaatttcaaacttACCTCCAGAAATGTCAGTCTCCCATCGAACAGCCAGTTTTTCGGAGCACTTATCTCCACCGTAGAAAAAGAattggtggaaaaaaaataaaaataacgatcAGCCTCATTCGCGGGCGgtgtgataaaaccaaaacctaTCGAAGTaggaaaaacaatggaaagTCTGGATTGATGGGGAAAAACTAACGCTCGGTtggttctgaaaaaaatggcaaaaaaattaGGAAGACGCGGCGATGGATCGTTCCAGTCGCAGAAAAATTGGGTCTagtattttgagaaaattctcgTTCTCGGTTCAGGTTTGTGTCTTAAAATAGTAGAGGGCGAGAGATAAACCGAAatgggtgaaaaaacgagggagaAAGTCGATGGAGTAAAAAATGAGCACAGCAATGTGCCCATTTTTCTTGGAGAGAAGGACGAAGTGAAATAACAATCTCGTGGAAATCCTACGAAAACTGGGTCACGGGGTGCAACAACCCCCTCCTTAACCCTTTTTCCTCCCCTTTTTGGTTCATACGTGTTTCTCGAGGGGCAAGGGCCgcaggaggagaaggagaaggGTTCAGATAAATTGGGTAAGGAAACGGAGAGAGAATAAAGCAAAAGTCAGAGGTGCCTGGTACGTTGCTCGTAAGCGACCCCTTCCCCATGAGCCTAATTCAGCCCTCGCGATCTTAT
Proteins encoded in this window:
- the Qsox1 gene encoding sulfhydryl oxidase 2 — its product is MSRCCPRIFCFLEALLLLIFAVDQVVPSVIGRLPSSPAPDSYQSLSLNQGLYNSSDHVVVLNSTNFKSTVYGSEHAWLVEFYNSWCGFCQRFAPTWKALAHETRGWKNVVTIAALNCADEDNNPLCREYEIMRYPEVRYFAPHENPLKLGADVEKGKDLAALLGNLLAKLRKEQQEERGANWPNITPFRSSEVKNIWEGIAPEAKYYFFIFEEPDSYLGMELILDFRDEKSLTIRSVTSDNSLLCLMHKIIRFPSIIVYDREMVQTRLALRVPTREGARKVIEEFMQLRGLEIHLEEVELEEEILEKPVVESKSNRSSKKWKDDSLYQADLEAALRFSLNHEIPLTKLIKGEKMQALKNFTSVLASYFPVKHGNPMFLGTISFVVRSKDEIRGEDFATLVSSTEQEMSPVYSEENKWIGCKPSKPGLRGYSCGLWTLFHTMSVSLAAKSEEHPDLEPTQVLGAMHGYIKNFFGCADCAQHFVAMAGKNKIFDVATANEGILWLWRAHNEVNQRLAGDATEDPEHPKVQYPTAEHCPQCRDDNDRWNETNVLAYLKKKYFYSAIKYTGSTRSLSFEKNLSDPKLRDERLASYGERVATSKKFSWDFTIFDISICVVLYIASAAILILVCVKFAVKRSYKKRMYIHSILGKV